TCTCCAGGATTGATACCGCCCTGAGGAAACTGCCAGGAGTGCTGTCCGAAGCGCCGGGCCCACAATACCTGTCCCTGCCTGTTACAAATAACAATACCAACATTTGGGCGGTAGCCATCATCGTCGATCACGGGACTACCTCAAACTGAAATTCAGATAGTCTGATTGTTTCATACTCCTTACAGGCGGTAAACCACTGCTTGTGGCTGTGCATAACGCATAACATTGGGATAACTCACAGATTTCATCATAGTTATAAACAGGAACTGGGTAAAACAACCGATTTTATTCACTTTTTCTGTGGATAGCTTTGTGCAGAACATGGTAAACCAGCGGGAAAAACCGTAAAAACATCTGTGACCAGGTTCAAAGATCCTTAGCTTAATTGGTTGTTTATAAAAGTAATAGCCCATCATATCAACCTTTCCGGTTATCGTTAACAGCTTCTACTTAGCGGAAAGATCCTTTGCTGGTGAAAGATCAATCAGCGGCGTTTTTATCCACAGAATATGCCATAAAGTTACGCACAAAATGCGCTGACCCAGTAAAAATCGGCTCCGTCAAGGCTGTAAATGAAACCAGTATTGGCAAAATGGGTGAGTTATCCCATATTTCTGTGGATAACTACCTGTAAGATCCTGTTCATTGTCGGTGACAATGTGGGTAAAACGCCCATGAACACCAGGCTGTGTATCGGCAGGTCTGATAAAAAATCAAGGCTAATCATGCTATTATTTTTGCGCCGTTTCCTCTGCACCACCGCGCTAAATGTGCAAAATGGGTGTGGTTATTTTTTGAGCAATTTATGGATGCCGGAATGGAGCTTCAATTCTTAGTCACACCGCCGCAAGATGAAGCGACGCTGCTGGCGCGCGCGCAGTCGCTGGCAGGCTATACGCTGGGTGAGCTGGCGCAACAGGCGGGTATCGCCATACCTGCCGATCTGCGGCGTGATAAAGGCTGGGTAGGCATGCTGCTGGAGATGCACCTCGGCGCCAGCGCAGGCAGCAAGCCGGAGCGTGATTTTGTCCACCTTGGCGTGGAGCTAAAAACCATTCCGGTTGATGCGCAGGGGCGACCGTTAGAAACCACCTTTGTCTGCGTCGCACCGCTCACCGGCAACAGCGGCGTCACCTGGGAGAGCAGCCACGTGCGTCATAAGCTGGCGCGGGTGCTGTGGATGCCGGTAGAAGGCGATCGCTCCATCCCGCTGGCGGCGCGGCGCGTCGGTGCCCCGCTCCTCTGGAGCCCGACACCGGAAGAGGAAGATCTGCTACGGCGCGACTGGGAAGAACTCATGGATATGATCGTGCTGGGCCAGGTAGAGCGCATCACCGCCCGCCATGGCGAGGTGCTGCAAATCCGGCCAAAGGCGGCCAACAGCAAAGCCCTGACCGAAGGTATTGGTGAGCACGGTGAGCCGATCATGACGCTGCCGCGCGGCTTTTATCTGAAGAAAAGCTTCACTGCCCCGCTGCTGGCGCGTCATTTTTTGCTTTAACATTTTCCCAGGCTAAAGGCGGTGCGTATAATCACCGTTTACTTTTCGTTTAGGATGCGATGTTACAATGCTCGACTGGATTGCAGATCCCAATGCCTGGCTGGCTCTCGGCACCCTGACCATTCTCGAAGTGGTGCTGGGCATCGATAATATTATTTTCCTTTCGCTGGTGGTTGCCAAACTGCCGAAAAATCAGCAAAACAGCGCACGCCGTCTCGGCCTGATGGGCGCGATGCTGATGCGTCTTGCCCTGCTTGCCTCTATCGCCTGGATAGTTAAGTTAACCCAGCCGCTGTTCACCCTGCTCGATCACCCGTTTTCCGCCCGCGATTTAATTTTGCTGGGAGGTGGGCTGTTCCTGCTGTGGAAATCAAGTATTGAGATCCATGAAAGTATTGAGGGAAATGAAGAGGAGCATAAGACCAACGTTCACTCTTTCGTCGGCGCTATCGCCCAGATTATGGTGCTGGATATTATCTTCAGTCTCGATTCGGTTATTACCGCCGTTGGTCTGTCCGATCACCTGATTATTATGATGGCCGCAG
The sequence above is a segment of the Mixta intestinalis genome. Coding sequences within it:
- the mutH gene encoding DNA mismatch repair endonuclease MutH, whose product is MELQFLVTPPQDEATLLARAQSLAGYTLGELAQQAGIAIPADLRRDKGWVGMLLEMHLGASAGSKPERDFVHLGVELKTIPVDAQGRPLETTFVCVAPLTGNSGVTWESSHVRHKLARVLWMPVEGDRSIPLAARRVGAPLLWSPTPEEEDLLRRDWEELMDMIVLGQVERITARHGEVLQIRPKAANSKALTEGIGEHGEPIMTLPRGFYLKKSFTAPLLARHFLL
- a CDS encoding TerC family protein, translating into MLDWIADPNAWLALGTLTILEVVLGIDNIIFLSLVVAKLPKNQQNSARRLGLMGAMLMRLALLASIAWIVKLTQPLFTLLDHPFSARDLILLGGGLFLLWKSSIEIHESIEGNEEEHKTNVHSFVGAIAQIMVLDIIFSLDSVITAVGLSDHLIIMMAAVVIAVGVMMFAAKAIGEFVDSHPSVKMLALSFLILVGFTLILESFDIHVPKGYIYFAMFFSMAVECLNLIRSKKSAQ